The DNA sequence TATGAAATGTAGAACTTGGGCTGCATTCGCTCATAGCCTAATCAAGCAGACTGATGCCTGCCTTCGCCCTTGATGCTGTGACATGGTGGCCAGTGGTCGCGGCGAAGGATCACGATCCCTTTTCCTCCAGAACCTGTTGCACTCCCCAATAGACCACTAACCGGGCGGCTGGTTCGCCTGCGACGGTCCGGGTGGGACTTGGCAGGAATTACCATTGCGGATCGATTTTCCCAAACTCAAAGGGGGGTGTTGCGGCCGGCTACGGTGAACATGTGACCGTCGCTTCGGTCGACGCGTGGGCCGTCGTGCTGGCGCAGCCACTTTGACAAACCGCACGCGCACGTATGTCCGGCGGGAGCAAAATGGTTCGCGGCGCAGGAATGCAGCTTTCCCGCGGGGCGCGGCACTTTTTTCATGGAGTCAGAGAGGACAGTATGGACGCACAACGAGTAGCGCTGGTGACCGGCGGCATGGGAGGATTGGGGGAGGCTATTTGCCAGAAACTGTTCACGTCCGGCTATCGCGTGAGCACGACCTATTCACCGAACAACGACCACGCGCCGGCATGGCTCAAAGCGCAAAAGGAAGCCGGTTTCGACTTTTCGGCGTACATGATCGACGTATCCGATTTCGCCTCGTGCGAAGCGGGCGTGATGAAAATTGTCGGTGAGCTTGGCCGCATTGATGTGCTCGTCAACAATGCAGGCATCACTCGCGATACGACCTTGAAGAAAATGACGCTGGAGGACTGGCGTTCTGTGATCGAAACCAACCTCGATAGCGTATTCAACATGACGAAGCCGGTGCTGCACGGGATGCTTGAAAGCCGATGGGGACGCATCATTAATATCTCCTCGGTCAACGGGCAGAAGGGTGCCTTCGGTCAAGCCAATTATTCCGCAGCGAAGGCTGGACTGCATGGCTTTACGAAGGCACTGGCGCTGGAGGTGGCGAGCAAGGGAATTACCGTCAATACGGTCTCTCCCGGCTATTTGCGCACCAAGATGGTAACCAAGGTTCCAAAGGAAATTCTCGAGACGAAAATCCTTCCCGAGATTCCGGTCGGCCGGCTGGGAGAGCCAGCCGAAGTCGCCGGTCTGATTGCCTATCTCTGCTCTGATGATGCGGGCTTTGTGACGGGGGCAAATATTGCGATCAACGGCGGCCAGCATATGTGTTGAGGGATCGCGTTACAAACAGGAGAGCGCTTGATCTGTCTCAAGCTGAGATGGGGGCGAGTGGAAGCATGCGCCGGATACGCAGAGAATATGCAGAGTCAAATCCGAAGTCATCAAAGAGCGTTATCTGATGCCGGCTTTCACACTCTTCTCATTCTTCCAGGAGAGCCATCATGCAGAATGTACTCAGCCCCATGGTCAATATGTACCAGTCCCAGCTTGAAGCGTCGCGGCGATTCGCGGACGCCATTTTCGCTGGAACGGAAAAGATTGATCGCGTGGTGATCGGCGCAACCCATCGCGCATTCAACGAGCAACTCAAGTTTGCGCAGGCCATGTCAAGCATTCGTGATCCGCGTAATGTCGGTACGACTTTTCAATC is a window from the Noviherbaspirillum sp. UKPF54 genome containing:
- the phbB gene encoding acetoacetyl-CoA reductase; the encoded protein is MDAQRVALVTGGMGGLGEAICQKLFTSGYRVSTTYSPNNDHAPAWLKAQKEAGFDFSAYMIDVSDFASCEAGVMKIVGELGRIDVLVNNAGITRDTTLKKMTLEDWRSVIETNLDSVFNMTKPVLHGMLESRWGRIINISSVNGQKGAFGQANYSAAKAGLHGFTKALALEVASKGITVNTVSPGYLRTKMVTKVPKEILETKILPEIPVGRLGEPAEVAGLIAYLCSDDAGFVTGANIAINGGQHMC